The DNA window TGGAGACATatgacatttatctgaggtagatctggccttagtactctgcttaatttttacctgagacaagccttattagaggtagtttatttaaggcacctgtttccttcattagtttagcatttaggaaacacaggtgatcaGTTACTGAGCATTGAACAATGATAGACTGTTGTATTACATTTTTCCTTACCACCTGGATATTTCTGATGGCCCTTTTTGCCTTCGGGTCTGTGTGGCcgaaatgaaggggtgataccttattcctctggaattgctGACAAGGCAatggatcctgatgtcctctggagcttgagagtacAAGGCCctgtttgttttactgtatatgaagagagatttttctgggatggaggtgagataaaaggttttaggtgagacaggtggacccagtgaggaaagcccttgaatttagcagctgtaggagtcacaagaattaccttgaagggtccctgccacttaggggaaaggggtgaagggcgctggcctggagggaagagaagaacctgatccccgatgtggattggaggtggacaattattgtcacacggctgaggtaatgaacagtctgcGAAGCTCCATAGGATAGACCTTAGGTGGCATAAAaggggagttaacaggctatctggaacagttggagggttggataaaagacctggtgttagaactggccttccatacattagttcaaatggagaaattgaaagaggctttttaggaagagccctgagcctgaggagagctagaggcaataatcttacccagtcgagatgaagttcctgtgacatcttagtaaggatagtttttaaagaccggttggtacgctccacctttcctgaggattgaggacagtatgggatatgaaaatgccaaggaatgttaagagccttagctagtgtctgagaaatctgagagggGAACTCTGGGTCATTGTcagactggagagaagcaggaactccaaaccgaggaataatttcttggagaaggaggtctgcaactgtctgaacccgcttattagaaaccgaatatgcctccacccaatttgaaaatgagtctaccatcacgaggagatatttaactttcctgacagtgggcatatgggtaaaatcgagctgccagtcagtccctggaagggaacctctagcctggtgggtgggaaaaggctgactcctaTACTTGGTATTaggatctgttttttggcagatctcacaagaggcagtaatagttcttaagaactgtaagtcctcagaggtaggctgcaggtgagcttttacaaattgagacagagcaagattattaggatgaaggagctggtgtagataggaaagaatttgtctagtgtctggagttccctgtgagggtgtaggctgtactgtatggattccctgtggtgggtgaggtgagactcggccctggagggccgctgtcctggctgcctggtcagcccggttgtttcccctagagatgatggagctatcggtctgatgagaccggcagtggaaaattcctatagccctggggaggtgggaagcctccagcatggccattatttggcctgagttagatatggatccccctttttCTGTGAGAAGGCCACGCAGAGTGGGACAgcaggatatgaaaagcatatttggtgGAGTCTGTAGAGTGAGTGGCTAGGAGAAGGAATAGAGGAGCTGCTGGCacgtctgggatgaggcgaatgtgtggagcgaaagaaatggacgctcctaccttagctaaaagatccctccccattaagggtacagggcagcttgggaccactaagaatgtgtgtgtgagagggatgcctctgaaaatgcaattgaGTGGTGTTGTCTaatgaggtaggtaaggctgtcccccaaccccaacaatagggagacgagcaggagaggtgggcccccaaaactctctcaggacagagtaggtagctccagTGTCCAAAAGGAACGAGGTGGGGCgcccatttacttttattattacccttggttccctgtgtcagatgggagtggccggggcAGAAACCGGGTAGCGTCAGTCCTCGCTATAGgccaagcctagaaagtcagctggagggtggtcttCCTCTGGTGTTCCTATgtcgcttgggacattaggacagtcagctgaccagtgacccttttagCAACACTTTGGACAAGGCTTTGTTGGTGCCCTTCGTGGGCCAGTGGTgcaagcccgggcccaatggccttcttttttttttttttttttttttttttttttttttttggtttttcgagacagggtttctctgtgtagctttgcgcctttcctggaactcacttggtagcccaggctggcctcgaactcacagagatccacctggctctgcctcccgagtgctgggattaaaggcgtgcgccaccaccgcccggcccaatggccttctttcccgcacttgaaacagggaccagacggctttcAGGGAGCCGGTCAGAtggtgcttgccagcatctggcagttccttctatgggctttttcatctctaccatggtacaccttaaatgctatcgccagcacatctgcctgtggagtcagaggGCCGTTCTCCAAatgtttaagtttatccctaatgtcagggaagctctgtgagacaaagtgggtcattaggggctgcctgccctcagggctctccggGTCTAAGCTAgcgaactgaagtagagccttggtgagccgctctaAGAAGTGAGACagattttcgtccttatcttgaattaccatttttagtttttcatagtttactggttttagggtagccttacggagacctgtcaggaaacaggtaataaacctatctctggctagacagccaccctgggtgttataatcccagtgtggctcccggtcaggaaccgcctcagctcctggagggtgtgaaaggttagtcTGATGAATTTCATCTGCATGGGTCCTAGCCTGTTCCCATACCCGCTTGCGCTCCTCAGGaaataaattattagaaagtatcatgaatatatcatgaaaggtgagactataagattgagttataaaTTGAAagtgtttaataaaggaagcagaattagaagtataagaacccagcttactttctatctgagagagttctgcaaGAGAGAATAGAACATGAACCTTAATCAGAGGTTTGTTAGCaagatctagagtcagagattccagaggcagagaatcCTCTGGTTTAGGCATAGCTAGGAGCatgtgagcaggagagaaggaatcgaGAAGGGAcagtttagcactgagaaagaagaaagcaactctttccatttgccggCACGCTTACAGAAATTAGAgaactcccgtaaaatatcgggatctaaggagccactcggcggccattttttgttgttttttaaagcatatttggGCCATTTTTTAGTACATAGGCGGgtcagcttaggaatctttatgtaaggcattaagctgagaggtttttttttttttttttttttttttttagatttatttatttattatgtatacagtgttctgcctgcatgtacacctgcaggccagaagagggcaccagatctcattacaggtggttgtgagccaccatgtggttgctgggaattgaacttaggacctctagaagagcagccagtgctcttaacctctgagccatctctccagccccaagctgagaggttttaaagcttcaagaatACAGCCTAATGGAGAGGACGGACtacagggttggaagccttgtttcctatgtctgcagcagagaggcagaaaaattaaaaaaaaaaaaaaacttgatccggagccaaggccccaggcgtccccaaggccaaggacggatactGGGCACAGGCTGCTTCTCGGCTCGTCAGCCAGAGAAACAGCCCCCCCCCAAAGTGAGGCAAGGATTCCCCAGGAATCGGACAGCGTTTGCCACTTCATCAAGTCTGATGAACATGTCGGCCTGACGTGGCCACCAGGATGCACCCAACGGTGGCAGTCCCAATGTGAgaaatatctcaggctgcagacgtgggagatggctagaaatttaGGCCTGTGATAGAGGCCGACCGTAGCCAATAAAGACCGTGGCCGGGGATTTCCTCGGTCTCAAGAATACTTGTGAGGCACCGGACGATCAACGGTCGTtctcacagattcaggaaaccgtttacgcTGGCCGAAATGTGGGGGGACACACCAATCAGAGAAAGCCTTGTTGGATGGAGTTTAGTGCGGCCAGGCAAAATGGACAGCAGTCTGTCCCGTACAGAGCAGAGTCCCCGGTTGGTGTGAAGCAGTCCCCGGTTTATGGGTTTCCAGGCGCAGGGCACCCAGAAGTGCCCGCTCGGTTCACGGCACCATATGTTAGTTATTTTTGGTGctgtgctcttaccctgcaaggaaatgtcatgaaactcgacagaatccgctaataagagttttattaaagataaagggacagagagtgctcaggcctgtgggagacacgtgtgtggagaaggaggAACCCGGAATATGACaccagcttataaaggctgggcgtgcacaGGTCGACGTAACTACTCTATGCatgtgcgtagatcacatggctacACTGCATGCTTACATAAACATGCATAGTCACGGATCCTGGTCATGAGAGATGCCTTGActcggaaatggctattttgacctggaactggctaggcagaagtgtccaGGTTCGCCTGCCGGGCATGCGCAAACACGCccgaccgtgggggcgtgttgtgaactCTTCACTCATGGTGTCTGCCAGTTCTGCACCGGGATGCTGAATGGGACTTCTCTGCTCTGAGCCCTCAGCCTCCAGTACCATTTATATCCACTGCCTGTGCCCCAGTGTGAGCAGGCGAGGCAGGGGATGCTGCCAGGACTAAGTGGGGTTCATGTGCCCTGGCTCAGTAGGTCAAACCCAAAGGATGCTGTGGTTCAGGATTTTGAGGATTGCAGTGGGAAGGAGGTGTGTGTACCCCATGTTGCTTGACGCCCGCccccccttcccccactcccgtctctgcctcccaagtgctgggacttaaggctgcaccaccaccgccctgagacaggagggtcttgAACTATATggctgaccctcctgcctctacctccctgtgctggggttacaggcatctCGACACACTTGCTTCCTGATGCTCTCTTAGCCACTGAGGTCCTACACCCCCTTTGACCGAAGACACCTTCTGGACCTGTACTCCCCCCAGGGATGGAGACCAACCCACTTCTCTTGCCCGTCAGGTTCCCAGAGCTAGACCAGCCCAGGTTCAGCAAGGCTCTGCGCACAGCCGCCTTTGTCTACCCCTTCCTGTTTGACAACCTCCCGCTGTTCTACAGGGTAAGGGCACCAGGGCTCTCCCTGGCCCCTGCTCTGCCTGCCCTCTTGACCTCGTGGTGTTCCTCAGCCTCTATCCTCAGCTCTCTGCCCACTCTCCAGGCGCAGGACCCTGGTGCCCGCCACCTCAGCATCCCTGCCCCCATCAGACCTTAGCTGGGTCCCTTGTTTCTTCTCCCAGGGACGCTCCCCAGgggctctctctcttctctcaccagctgcagctgTGTTGGGGCAGGGCCCACAGCTGTGGGCAGGAGGCACTGAGCTCCAGCCACGCCTACCACCTCCTCTGTGCTCTGCTCACGGGCTTCCTTTTCGCAGCCCGTCTGCCAGAGCGCCTGGCACCTGGGCGCTTCGACTATATTGGTGAGCACAAgcctggctcaggctggcctggcagAGCAGGGAGACTGCTTCCCCAAGTGCAGAGTGAGCCAGGAACATGGGGTATCCTCGCCTGAGGGTGGGTGATAAAGCCAAGAGGGCTACCCCAGCCCCTCAGCCCTCAGTAATCACACAATTTAGGGCTTTATGCAACTCAGTCCAGTCGCTCTTCCAGAACCTTTAGGGGCCTGTTTTCTTTCCAGGCCCAACGGACAGGTGACTACCCCAGGTTACAGGTGAATCTGTTCAAAACTGGGGCGGGTCTGTACCTAACCagtccacccccacctccaggccACAGCCACCAGCTGTTGCATATCTGTGCAGTGCTGGGCACCCATTTCCAGCTGGAGGCAGTGCTGGTTGATATGGGATCCCGCAGAGCCTGGCTGGTCATACAAGAACCCACCCTTGGTCTGGAGGCTACCGTGGCCACACTGAGCCTGGCAGTGATTGGGAACCTGCTCATCATCGCTGCCTTCACAGCCTCTCTGCTTCGGATCCCTGGAACCTGTCCCCTGCTGCAGGGTAACCCGCTAGGAGCGGGACTCCAGGCTAAACAAGAGTGAGGCCCATCTCCGGGACTGGcgtggagggaggcagaggccaggcctCACTGCTGTGGAGGGGCCCTGACAGGggcctgagaaggcagaggctgttCTGAACGGAGTGGCTGAAGAGAAGAGGAAGTCTAGGGGGCTGGTGGAAGGACAGGACCCTAGAGGCAAGTAGTGAAGGCCAGTAAGTGGAGACAGGTACCCAGGCCCGAGCAGAGCTGGAGGTGTGGGGCTCCTCATGTGGCCTCTGCCCTGAAATCTCACCTCAGGTCATCCTGAGTGCTTGTGAGCCATGTGGACCACATACCTGCCCTGCCCCAGGGCCAGACGGTGGCCCTTGTCAGCAACTGTGTCCACACACGAGCTGCCTGTCTGCTCACCACCGTGACCAGGCCTTTGCTGGTTCATGTGTTTGGTCGTGTCCGCAGTGATATATGGATGTGGTGGAGTtgctggggggaggtgggggctggACTTTAGGACGACACCTCCAGTGTTACCCATAACAAAGCAGTATAACAAATAAACTGGACTGTAGCTTTCTGGGATTGAGTGTGAAGCCTCCCCCCACCTCTACCCCCACCTCTACCCCCACCACAATGGACAGACGCGAGCCTACTTCCTCCTCTGGACTTTATTTTGGAGCAGCTGTGTGCCACCCAGGGcagggagagggaacagggagAGTCGAGTCCGGGAGAGTAGCCAGGCTGAGGCTGCCGTCTGGCCCCAGGGCCACACGTGCCCTAAGCAGTGGTACCGTAGAAGCGGTTGTAGGCGTCCTGGAAGCCGATGTGGTCCGCGAGCTCATCACAATTGGGGTTGAGCTCACACACCTCCCTCTTgggctccagaggatctgggtatGGGGCTGAGGCTCTGAGAAACACCATAGGGTGGCGTCAACCAACATGGGGGACACACACCTCCTTCCCACGGTACAAGAGGCTCCAGGGCCCTGGGCATGGGAGGATCAGTCTGCACTGTCTGGCCGGCCGGCCCTCCGCAGTTCATAGAGACTACCCCAGCACAACTCCTCCCTGCCAATATGGAAGGCCAACAACTCGGCCAGGTACTCCTTCCCACTTACCCAAGCCCATGGCCCAGGTAGCGGCGGAGTCTACTCACTACCTTACTGCCCTCTTGCTTGGACACGAAGGCTGTGGAGCGGAGGGACAGGGTCAGGTGATTCTGGGtttgggagggaaggtgggggcagCCAGGCAGAAGGCAGGGGGAGCTGGGGGCCTAGGGGacagggtgggggcggggctgagGCTCCAGGCGGCCCACCAGTACCTTTGTCAGACTCGGAGTCTCTGGGCTTTGCATCTGTAAAGGAAACAGGGTGCAGTTAGCTCTGtttccccacccctgcctcctgggtgctttgtgcctccctctgccttcccagagcaGATCCTGGATCTTCAGGGGTGCGGTTTCCCACAGAAATGAACAAGGACACACACCTGCTGGGCCAGAGAGGCAGAATGCAGCCAGGGCCAGGAGAGCGAGCAGAGAGAGGGTCCTCATGGTGTCTGCCAGTTCTGCACCGGGATGCTGAATGGGACTTCTCTGCTCTGAGCCCTCAGCCTCCAGTACCATTTATATCCACTGCCTGTGCCCCAGTGTGAGCAGGCGGGGCAGGGGATGCTGCCAGGACTAATTGGGGGTCATGTGCCCTGGCTCAGTAGGTCAAACCCAAAGGATGCTGTGGTTGAGGATTGCAGCTGCCTGGGCAAGGCCCTGGGAGTGGAGTGTGGACCACAATCAGAGGTTGCCAGACTCAGAGACTGCCCTAGACCTCTTCCCTGCAGGGTGCCCCACCTCCCTAGTCTCTGTTATCTTCCTAGGCCTCAGCTGGAGCACTGGCTGGGCCCTATGAGTACCCTTGAGGGCACAGAGGTCTAAAATAGGTTTGGGAAGAACTGGGCTTCAGATCTCATAGCCTGTGATTTTCAGTGTCTGCCACGAGGGCAGGAGCCAAACCCTGGGGAAGGAGTGGCCAGTAATGTCCTCATTTGCCCAGTGCAGGGTAGCTCTGCtcagctcagtggggaaaggcggGGACAGTGTACTATTGAGTGGATGCCTccctaagatctggctgtagggcattttcttaattagtgatggatgggggaggcCCAGCCCGTGGTGGgtagtaccatccctgggctggtggtcctgggttctataacaaagtgggctgagcaagccatggggagcaaagcAGTAAGCTTCAGCCCTCCGTGGCCTCCGCATCAGCTCTGCCTCCAGACTCCTGCCCTGACGTCCCTCCTtcgatgaacagtgctgtggaagtgtgagccaaagaaaccc is part of the Peromyscus eremicus chromosome 6, PerEre_H2_v1, whole genome shotgun sequence genome and encodes:
- the LOC131912501 gene encoding membrane progestin receptor delta-like — protein: METNPLLLPVRFPELDQPRFSKALRTAAFVYPFLFDNLPLFYRLQLCWGRAHSCGQEALSSSHAYHLLCALLTGFLFAARLPERLAPGRFDYIGHSHQLLHICAVLGTHFQLEAVLVDMGSRRAWLVIQEPTLGLEATVATLSLAVIGNLLIIAAFTASLLRIPGTCPLLQGNPLGAGLQAKQE
- the LOC131913742 gene encoding osteocalcin-like codes for the protein LHPVSFTDAKPRDSESDKAFVSKQEGSKVVSRLRRYLGHGLGASAPYPDPLEPKREVCELNPNCDELADHIGFQDAYNRFYGTTA